One region of Culex pipiens pallens isolate TS chromosome 2, TS_CPP_V2, whole genome shotgun sequence genomic DNA includes:
- the LOC120422235 gene encoding mpv17-like protein, with protein sequence MATLLRAFGSFFNKHPLAGNGLVYGTLYVGAEFSQQTITRKFLTDPPQDIDKPTLGRYAIMGTFVYSPILYNWYKWLDKTFPGTAKRIVLRKLLLDQFILTPPLLVIFFTGMALMERQPSIVEECKQKFVPTFARSCLFWLPAQTVNFLLVPPKFRVVYVGSCAFAWVNILCWVKRQKLTGKTSSPSSGSGGSTTAIAVSKSAGTP encoded by the exons ATGGCAACACTGTTGAGAGCTTTCGGAAGCTTTTTCAACAAACACCCGTTGGCGGGAAATGGTCTCGTGTACGGGACGCTGTACGTGGGggcagaattttctcagcaaacAATCACGAGGAAATTCCTG ACTGATCCCCCGCAAGACATCGACAAGCCAACGCTGGGACGATACGCCATCATGGGAACGTTCGTCTACTCACCGATCCTCTACAATTG GTACAAATGGCTCGATAAGACTTTTCCCGGTACTGCCAAACGAATCGTGCTTCGGAAGCTGCTGCTGGACCAGTTCATCCTGACGCCACCGCTACTGGTGATCTTCTTCACTG GAATGGCCCTGATGGAGCGCCAGCCCAGCATCGTCGAGGAGTGCAAGCAAAAATTCGTGCCTACCTTCGCCCGGTCCTGTCTGTTCTGGCTGCCGGCGCAGACCGTCAACTTCCTGCTGGTGCCTCCCAAGTTCCGCGTCGTGTACGTCGGCTCGTGTGCCTTCGCCTGGGTCAACATCCTGTGCTGGGTCAAGCGGCAGAAGCTCACCGGAAAGACCTCCTCCCCCTCTAGTGGCAGTGGTGGCAGTACGACTGCCATCGCCGTGTCCAAGTCCGCCGGAACTCCGTAA